From a single Hypanus sabinus isolate sHypSab1 chromosome 7, sHypSab1.hap1, whole genome shotgun sequence genomic region:
- the LOC132396916 gene encoding BTB/POZ domain-containing protein KCTD21-like, producing the protein MFHTPSLEPVSLNVGGTVYTTNGETLSRFPDSMLGAMIRGQLPSSRDPAGNLFIDRDGKTFRHILNYLRSSHLDLPADYKEMSLLRREADFYQIQPLLRDLSDRSLNLGNALLQCNLLSHTQTLHFTLKEGPLNYALSTCPVTTYQAQVFCTCPSVIALLREGLELSPDPSPGAGGSPPPPRHRLQLEWTPTAPDLPAAEYSRQGFRRLLTRPEGRELPDARSLVEEVLRLALSRGFRLDYATPLPSDVLGCTALRFVRY; encoded by the coding sequence ATGTTCCACACGCCGAGCCTGGAGCCCGTGTCCCTGAACGTCGGCGGCACCGTCTACACGACCAACGGCGAGACGCTGAGCCGCTTCCCGGACTCCATGCTGGGCGCGATGATCCGGGGGCAGCTCCCGAGCAGCCGAGACCCAGCGGGGAACCTCTTCATCGACCGCGACGGGAAGACCTTCCGGCACATCCTCAACTACCTGCGGTCCTCGCATCTCGACCTGCCCGCGGATTACAAGGAGATGAGCCTGCTGCGGAGGGAGGCGGATTTCTACCAAATTCAGCCGCTCCTGAGGGATCTGAGCGACCGCAGCCTCAACCTGGGCAATGCGCTCCTCCAGTGCAACCTCCTGTCCCACACACAGACCCTCCACTTTACCCTGAAGGAGGGACCCCTCAACTACGCCCTCTCCACCTGCCCCGTCACCACCTACCAAGCGCAGGTCTTCTGCACCTGCCCCTCCGTCATCGCCCTCCTGCGAGAGGGGCTGGAGCTGAGCCCGGACCCTTCCCCCGGGGCCGGTGGTAGCCCCCCTCCTCCTCGCCACCGCCTGCAGCTCGAGTGGACCCCAACAGCCCCCGATCTGCCGGCGGCCGAGTACTCCCGGCAGGGCTTCCGCCGCCTCCTCACCCGTCCCGAGGGCCGGGAGCTGCCGGACGCCCGCAGCCTGGTGGAAGAGGTACTCCGCCTGGCCCTGAGCCGCGGCTTTCGCCTCGACTACGCCACCCCGCTTCCCTCGGATGTGCTGGGCTGCACGGCGCTCCGCTTCGTCCGGTACTGA